CGACAGGCTGGCCAAGTTTTCCAGTAGTAACGGGGATTCTAGCGCCGCGGACGTGCCATTAGTCGTGCGCCGGCGGCACCGCCACGGCAGTGCACGATGGGTGTAAAAACAGCGACGTTGGTCGAATGGCGGCTTGCCGGCAGGCGTCATGTGCCGGTGGCATCGATAAGGATAGAAATCCCAGTCTGCGGTTTTTTTGTCAGTTGTCGGCGCTCGGGCGTGCCGATCCGGCAATTCAACGGCCGGCAATTTCCCGCGCCATCCAGTGACGCGCGATGGGGGCCAGGGCATCGGCAACGGATGCGGCCGGGCCGTGTCCAACCGTGCCCAGCAGCGGTGCGGGCAACCGTTGTTGCAGAGTATCCAAGTTCTCTTCTGCAAAAGGCATCGTCGCGTCGACGCGGTTGGCGATCCAGCCGACCAGCTCGCAGCCATCCGCGACGATGGCGCGCGCGGTCAGCAGGGCGTGGTTGAGGCAACCCAGGCGCAGGCCGACGACGAGCACGACCGGCAGGCCCAGCCGCAGGGGGATGTGCGCCTGCATGAGGCTGTCGGACAGCGGCACGCACCAGCCGCCCACGCCCTCCACGACGATGTGGTCGGCCTGGACCGACAACGCCCGGTACGCCGCTTCGATCGGATCGAGCGTCAGGGTGACCGCCGCCTGCCGTGCCGCCAGGTGCGGTGCAATCGCCTCGCGCAGGGCGAAGGGATTGACATGCTCATAGGCGGGCATGGGCCGGCTGGCCTGTCGCAGGGCCAGTGCGTCGTCGTTGACCAGCCGACCGGCGTCATCGGTGCAACCGCTGGCGACCGGCTTCATGCCAGCGGCGTGCGCACCGCAGGCCACAAGGGCGGCCACCAGTCCGGCGCTGACATGCGTCTTGCCGATGCCCGTGTCGGTACCGGTGACGAACAGGCCCTGGGCGGAAAGGCCGGTCGGAATGGGGCGGGCTGGCATGCGTTGGCGTGGGGATCCGGGCGGCAAGAGGCCGATTATGACGCGGACGGGTCTGCCCCGACATTCCACGGGGAACTGGCGCGCACGCCGGGCCAGCAGATGCCGCCTTCGGTCGGATTCCCGCAGCGGGGCCTGGCCTTCAAGGCACACAGCGACACATACACCCGGAGTTCGTAGCCCGCTGTCGTTTACACTAGCTGTTCGTCCGAGGGAAACCACCATGTTTGACGCTGCGCCGATCACGGCGACCACCAAGGCGGAGCTCTACCTCGCCCTGGCCGAACAGATGCAGGGCCTGCTCCACGGCGAACACGACCGTGTCGCCAATGCGGCCAACTTCTCAGCGCTCGTGTTCAACAGCCTGCCCGGCCTGAACTGGAGCGGTTTTTACTTCTTCGATGGCCAGGAACTGGTCGTCGGCCCGTTCCAGGGCAAGCCTGCCTGCGTCCGCATCCCCCTGGGCAAGGGTGTCTGCGGTACGGCCGCGGCAACGCGGCAGACCCAGGTGGTACCCGATGTGCATGCCTTTCCGGGGCATATCGCCTGCGATGCGGCATCACGCTCGGAAATTGTCGTCCCGCTGTATCGCGGCGAGCGTCTGGTCGGCGTGTGGGACGTCGACAGTCCCTTGCCGGAGCGTTTCGACGAAGAAGACCGCATCGGCATGGAACGGCTGTGCGACGTCTTCCTGGCATCCCTCGCGGACGCCTGAGCCGTCCTGTCTTTCGATAGCGATTTACCGGAGCACCATGGCCAGTACTGACAAGATCCGTAACGTTGGTCCGAAATCCGCCGCCTGGTTGCGCCAGGTCGGTGTGCGCACGCTCGAGGACCTGCGTCGTGTCGGCCCGATCGAAGCCTTCATGAAAGTGAAGCGCGCCGGTTTCCGTCCCAGTCTCAACCTGCTCTATGCCATGCAGGGTGCGCTGGATGATTGCCACTGGGCGGACTTGCCCGAAGCCACCAAGCAGGGCCTGGTGACGGCGGCCGAAGCCGCCGAGACGGCAAACCCGATCAAGAACCGCTGGGACAAGG
This genomic stretch from Tahibacter amnicola harbors:
- the bioD gene encoding dethiobiotin synthase, with the protein product MPARPIPTGLSAQGLFVTGTDTGIGKTHVSAGLVAALVACGAHAAGMKPVASGCTDDAGRLVNDDALALRQASRPMPAYEHVNPFALREAIAPHLAARQAAVTLTLDPIEAAYRALSVQADHIVVEGVGGWCVPLSDSLMQAHIPLRLGLPVVLVVGLRLGCLNHALLTARAIVADGCELVGWIANRVDATMPFAEENLDTLQQRLPAPLLGTVGHGPAASVADALAPIARHWMAREIAGR
- a CDS encoding GAF domain-containing protein: MFDAAPITATTKAELYLALAEQMQGLLHGEHDRVANAANFSALVFNSLPGLNWSGFYFFDGQELVVGPFQGKPACVRIPLGKGVCGTAAATRQTQVVPDVHAFPGHIACDAASRSEIVVPLYRGERLVGVWDVDSPLPERFDEEDRIGMERLCDVFLASLADA
- a CDS encoding TfoX/Sxy family protein, with product MASTDKIRNVGPKSAAWLRQVGVRTLEDLRRVGPIEAFMKVKRAGFRPSLNLLYAMQGALDDCHWADLPEATKQGLVTAAEAAETANPIKNRWDKAAARSAQRDGSGVESGGEDSPAREESDGFGDGDSGVREITGTSRDFD